The Ornithorhynchus anatinus isolate Pmale09 chromosome 11, mOrnAna1.pri.v4, whole genome shotgun sequence genomic interval ggttggacacggtccctgtcccacatggggctcacggtcttcatccccattttgcagatgagggaactgaggcccagagaagtgaagtgatttgcccaaggtcacacagcaggcgagtggcagagctggaattagaacccaagtccttctgactcccaggcccatgctctatccaccatgctacAGTGCCTCTAAGGATCCCAAAGCCATTCCAGGGtcctgtgggatttggtgaagagggagaggagggaggggtcccctgaggaggaagaggacctagGCCCCAGCTCTCTGGCTTACCCTTCTTAGTTTAGTTTCCGCACCTagttcttccctcccaccctgtcTCATTGCAGAGGCATGAGAGCCTTCTCCTCCGCAGCCAGCCCCAGGGGTGGTGTCAGGACTCCCCAGCCCTAGTCATTCAGCTGCCCAGCCGACAAGGCAGAGAGGCCTCTGGTACCAGTGTCAGTAGACAGAAATAGAGGGTCACTGCCAGCCCCCACACGGGTCAGCCCCTGGCTCTTCCCCACATCCCTGGCTCGAGATACAGGCTGGGGTTTCCCAGCTGGGATCCTGGCGCTGGCTCCCACGTACTGCTTGAGGCCCCCATCCCTTAAGGCTCTCAAAGTGCCAACCCTATGCCCCCTCCTGCCCTGAGACCACGGAAATGAGGCGAGGGTTCCCTCCAGGCCTGCAGAAGTCTGAGGCCTGAGGCGGTCAAGTCATGTGATGGCTCTCTGCCGGCCTGTCCAACTTCCCCTTTcatttctgcacacagaagctggGGTAGGGTAGTGGATGCTGCCTCCCTCAGCCtgcacccctcccccaaccctgcccctctGGACTCTGGGACAACGGCTGAGGGGCGAAGGGGACAGAGCTGGGCTCCCGATCTCCTCCAACACTCCTCACGCCAGTGGACGGTGGACTAGGGGCCCAGGATGGAGAAGGGGTTCAGGGTAGAATGCCACAGGACCTAGGGGCCCAGGGCCCctggcagggcagggggaggccggTGGGAAACCGGAGGTGACGGGCCATCAGAAGGGGCATGCCAAACCCGGTGGGAAGGGGCAGCCGGGGCTGGAGTGGGAGTTCCCTCCTGGCCCTCCCGTGCCACCCCCTAGCTCAGCTGGCCCCTAGGATGGGCAAGGGCTGCCCTCAGTCCAGGTCTAGGGTTTTGCAGGGGACAGAGGGGCACAGGGGCCACTGATGCCCACCACGGGCAACTGCAGGAACCCCGTGAGAGCCACTCGAGGgcgctcctcctttcccttctctctcccttcctcccttcctcttgccaagggggagatgggggttgCCATTAGGTcgctggggaagggggtgaggacaGCCAAGGTAGAAATGGGCTCCTCAGCGGAGTGAGCAGCATCTGGCTGGATGCCAGGATGCTACCTGCCTCGCTCTTGGCACTGCACAGAGGGGCAAAGGCAGGTCAGGTTTAGGGCTGGggcaaggagagaagggggctaGGCCAGGCAGTGGTGACCAGCCCCAGCCGCAGCGCCCCCCACCCTTCTTCTCTCGCCAGGGGGGACCGAGTCACTTGGGGATGGGAGGCTGGGCCTGTGGGGAGGACCCCTGTCCACATACAAGCCCCCCAAACACTCATACGCACACACAGAATTCAAACCAGCTCTGGGCAGAGCCGGCAAGGGTCCTagtaaggagggagggatggaggggggcttCTGGAGCTggtggggacggggtgggggggtaaaGAGGGGGAGGGCGGTGGAAGACAGACCTGGATGGGCGCCGTGCTGAAGTGGATGCGGCGGTTgcggcccggctcctcctcctcttcctcctcggacAGGCCGGGGATCTCCAGGCAGCTGGACTCGGGCTCGTAgggggcctcggcctcctcctcctcgtccagcCCGCTGCCCCCCgagtcctcccccagccccccgctgtAGGCGCTCACGTCCACCAGCTCGGCCTCGGAGAAGTCCTCCGGCGCCGGTCCCTCGGccttcccggccccctcctcttgGTCATCCCCGGCGGCCGGcgcggtggcgggggcgggggcggcggtgggggcggcggggggctggaCGCCGGGCCCGCCCCCGTTCTCCAGAGCGGCGTGGACCGTGACCTCGGCCCGGacggcctcccccgggccccccggggccccctccccttccgagtccccgctctcctccacctccacggGCTTGATCTTCCGCACCTCGCGACcctgggcgggggtcccgggggcttctgcgggccgcccggcccccgccttcCCGGAGCCCCGCTCGGCCTCTCCGGGCCCggcgagggcggggggcggcggcgggaagcCCCGGGCCCGCTTGCCGGCGAGCTTGGGCCCGAAGACCCCGGGCCCGCGGTGTAAGGTGTTCCTCAGGTCGGCCTTCTCGAAGACGGCGCTGAGCTGGCTGACGGTGGGCGACACGGCCTCGGGGTCCAGCTTGTCCAGGGCCTCGGTGCTGCCGTTGAAGCGCACCACCACGTCCAGCCGGCGGGCCTGCAGGCCGGCCCGCTCCTTCCTCAGCAGCAGCCGGGAGGCCGCCTCCTTCTCCTGCGAACTCTCCTCGAAGATCCTGCGGGTCTCCTGCAGCTTGGAGGGCGGCTGAGCCGGCTTGGCGTCGAACCGGCTGACCCGCTCCGACACGCTGGTGCTCAGCTTGAGCAGGgcgcccggggcggcggggtcgTGCCGGCTGCTGGGCCGGGGCAGCGACAGCCGCAAGGACCGGTCGTGGGGCCTGGggggctccccgggccccgggcccggcgcccccgcctcgccccctcccggcccggccgtcCCCATCTGCAAAAACATGTTCTTGATGCGGTGCACGTTGGAGCCGTATTTCTTATTGGGGTTCTTGGCCGCCGGTTCGTCCGCGCCGGGTCCATCCTTGGGGGTCTTCAGGCCCTGGACCCCGGCCTCGTAGGCGCTGCGGTGGGGGGACGAGCTCCGCAAAGGACCCCCGCCCGCGGGGCTGGAGGCGTGGGGCTCCGTCTTCATCATAGttgggcgggtgggggtggggaggggggggtggggagggggaccccgGACGCCCCCCCCTCCTCTCGCCCGGGCTGACGGCGGCGAGGCCCGGTTCCAGCTCACATCCTCCGGCCCCGGCGGTgtcggagccgggagccgggagccgggagccgggagccgggtcctcccccccgtcccctccccggggctccgggccccctcccccccaaagccCCCAGATCAGAGAGCCGGGGGTCTCGGGCGCGCCCGGGCCATGGCCCTTACCTCGACGCCGCTCCGGCCCCCCGTTTTCCTGCCGCTGTCACGGGGtttcccccgccaccccggggccggccacggtctctgtcccctctcccccacgaCCCCCGCACGGAGACCCCCTCTCCTCcgcctttctctcctcctgcttGAATGGCTGCTGCTGCTACCGCCGCTGGAGCCCGAGCGCCCAGCGCTGCCGTAATcggctgctgggggtggggggcgggagcgcTGGGTCCTAaagggcctcctcctccccgccgccttccctcccccgcccgggggACATCCCAGCCCGGACCCCGAAGCGCAGACCGCCCGACCCTCCCGTTTTCCGAGGGATACCCTCgaagccccctcccactccccccaccatccGCCGATGGTTTCATTTTTCATCTTTCCCTTCGATGCGCCCAGCTCTGGGGAGGCTGCgggagccccattcattcagtcagtcgtattcactgagggcttatagggtgcagagcactgtactaagcgctcggacggcacactacagcaataaggagagacagtccctggccacacagGGCTTAAGGGCTAGAAGGGGGCAAGGCAGAGATCAAAACAAGgaagcaggcatcagtataaatgacaGTGCAGTGGGAAGCCCAATGGGTGGCCCTGAATGGGGTAGGGTCTGGAGGAGGGGACCCCTTGGGCTGGCCTCTGAGGccaggaaccccccccccccaattcacacacacacacacacacacagaggctcagagcaggaggtgagggggtgggaacTCCTGGGTCCCGTCTCTCAGCTATGAGTCACTGGACTCGTGTGCAGCTCACACCGACTGGCAAAGGTAAAGGCAGAAGGCGCCACCGGCGTGGAAAATTCATCCGTGCCAATCTTAACCCTCCCTTGTCCTGGCGTCCAGAAGGGGATGCCTTGAAGCCTtcaaaaatggggaggggggcggagggggtgggtcGCCTCCGCACCAAGGTCCATAGAGTCAGGGGCAGGGGTCTAGAACGGGACTGGCTACCCACCTCAACCTTCCATTCCGTGTCTCTCCTCACCCTGAACACCCATTTATGTCTGCGGGCACCTCGGACGGCCATCTAGGGcagcggtgtgtgtgtgtgtgtgtgtgtgtgtgtttgtgcttagGGGGGTTGTTGgtgtaattcaattcaattcacttcaatcgtatttactgagcgcttactgtgtgcagagcactaaggagagacaatccctgcccacaactagctcacagtctagagtgggggaaggaggatggcgACATGGAAGGCCTATCTCTCCAGATCTGGTCCCTCCCACCGCTCCACCCACCCCCTCGCTAGACCcggcctctcttctctttccctgcagAGCCTACCCTTCTGGAGTGAAGGCCCTCGTCCCCGGCCCCTCACGAGGGTCGCAGAAGGCCCACAGAATACGAGGGGCACGCGGACCCAGAGAACTCCCCGGCAcaaagcctccctcctccttctcctcctcctcctccccctcctcctcctcctcctcctcctcatctgctTCCTGCATCTCTTACCTCCTCAGTGCTGTAGCAGCGGCTGCTGCTTTCCTGtgcccctcccccatttcccaccctcctcccactgccctgcaGCTGGCCCTGCCCGGCCCAGAAGGGGAGTTTCGGGGagctcggcccccgccccccacttttTCACAGGTCGAAGGTGGGCACGGCCCCCTCCAGcagaccaccccacccccatccccggtcCTCAGCAAAGATCCCgttcaatcgattaatggtatttattgagcatttactacgggcTCCTCCCTGAGAGGTTTGGTACCCCAATATTGGGGGGGGGGCGTCGTCTCTTCGTCCCTCTGTCCTGTCGGCCCCTCGGTTATATgctccctcccctcggcccttCGACCACCCCTGCTCTCGCCCGGGTCtggggaattggggagggggagactgcatcctcccctcctgaGCCAGCCCGGCCTGCAGGTCACCTAACGGTtcggctcttcctctccccccgcacCTGTTGTCTCCCCGGGCCTGATGGCGGGATCCCCAGTTCTGACCCCCGGCTTTTCCTCGCCACCCCGACCCTTACTCCTGGCCTGGAGGATGGAACAGGAAAAGGAACTCGagccctcgccccgcccccgggtTTGGAAGCGACCTGGATTCGGGTCCTGGGAGTCGTCgtgtcccccaccaccccccccgcccccagttttGGAAGCGACCTGGATTCAGGTCCTAGGAGccaggccccaccccctcccctctcgccccccccccggctaTGGAGACGACCTGGATTCGGGTCCTgggagccctttcctctccccctacctCCACTCCATCCTCCGGCCCTGTCCCGATTGAGCTACGCGCTTTGAGATCTGGGAGCCGCTAGGGAGGGAAGCTCCGGGAAGATTATTATTTCATGATCCCGGTGGTTTTTCCTGCACCTCCAAGGAAGAAAAATCACCAGAAGCTTTTAGCAAGTGCTAGTTTGCCGCTCTCCACCGCCTGCCCCAGTCTCCTGACCATCCCATCCATCCTCACCATCTTCACCCTCCTCACCCTCGGTGCCTCAGCTGGGAGGGGCCCTCAGCTCGTCCATCCCCCTACATCcagacacccccaccccttccccataaCCCATTCCAGGGTCTCCCAACCCCAGGGGTAGGGAAGTTTTGCCACAAGCCTTCCTGCTGCAGTTCCAGCCCCATCtgctcctgttttttttttttttttcctttcagtacttgttaagtgcttactatgcgtcaagcactgtactaagagctggggttcctacaagataatcagattggaaacagtccctgacccagtggGACtccctgtctaaataggagggagaaggatttaagcccggtgtgggcagggattgtctctctttattgcttaattgtactttccaattactATACtattgtgctgtgcacacaataagcactcaatatatacgattaatgaatgaatttaatccccattttacaaatgaggaaactgaggcacagagaagtgaagtgacttacccaaggtcaatcattgcatttattgagctctacttgggtgcagagcactgtactaaacacttgggagaggacaatagaacagagctggtagacatgttccctgaccacaatgagtctacattctagagggaaataAGTGGTCCATACAGGGACACTGCAgacacccccacccttccccataaCCCATTCCAGGATCTCCCAACCCCAGGGGTAGGGAACTTTTGCCACAAGCCTTTGccacaagtggccaagctggatttagaacccagatcctctgatttctaggcccgtgctctttaatatgaacattattattattacactaccatgctgcttctccaggtcacATTTCTTCCATTTTAGGGGAAGAGAATGCAAAGCAGACCAATTCTTAGGGTGCTATCTTTCTCCTCCAACCTaatcatttccatttttcttaaCCTACCTTTTTAAGCCCTGTTCTTCAACACGAGCGGGGCAACTAAGGATAAACAACAATGCTTTGGGCTCATATCTCCACTCATCCAAAGTAGCTCATTTTCTGCCTCCTCATCTAAAACAGgaacttcccaatcaatcaatcaatcgattgtatttattgagcacttgctgtgtgccaagcactgcactaggtgcttgggagagaacagcgtaacagagctgatagacaccgGCATTCAGTCCCATTTTGCATGCGGAGAACCCCGAGGCCGAGAAAGgtgagtgactgacccaaggtcacacaactaatTGCTGGAACATTCTGCAAAAGAAACTCTCTTCCAGGAAAGCCTGCATGGATTGAATGGCCCTGGCTCTGATCACTGCAATCCCTCCAGCTCCTCCCAGTCACTTACGGTTGCTTCTGGAACTGGTTGTAACTGTGTGTCAgtggtgagtgagtgtgtgtgtgtgtgtgtgtgtgtgtgtgtccccatcTGCTCTCTGTGCTCCTAGGGATCTGCCTCTGTCCCTGGTGCTTCAGGCCTTGATGTGGCTGTCTCCCCATCAAGGTCAGGGACTGCCTCTCTACTTCCTGCTATTCCTTCCCCAGTGTCAAGCAgagtatgtgtatgtatgtgtgtgtgctctGTCTCCCTCACCAGAGTGGCAGCCCCatcgggggggtgaggggagggactgtgactcctcctcctgcccttttcccAACTCCCAGTACACGGCATGTGTGTGCATttgtcctgcctcccccatcagaATGTCAGTCCCTTGTAAGCATAtactctcctccctctgtccttccccagcACCCAAtataatatatgtgtgtgtgtgtgccctgtctcccccatcagacttgcagtccctcgagggcagggactctccttCCAGCACGTGGTGCATGGCTCCGCCTGGAACCGGGGCTCAGCAAATCCGGGTCAAAGGCAAGTGCCGAGATGCAAATCCAGAACTGTCAATTCAGTTTGctctcctagaagcagcgtggtggcctggcatagtggatagagctcgggcctgggagtcggaagctcatgggttctaataccggctctgccacttgcctgctgagaggccttggccaagtcacttcacaagtgcctcagttacctcatctgtaaaatggagaatgaaactctgagccccacgtgggacaagggactgtgtccaacccgatttgcttatatccatcctagtgcttactacagtgcctggcacagagtaagcgcttaacaaataccacaattattattactgttgttattatcattcgaTCCAGATTTCCGCTCTACCCCGCCTCTCCCCAACCCATAGCTGGCAGAACCATCAGGATATTTCCCTGTTCGGCAACCCTCGGACCCAAAGAAACGGCCCgaacaaaccttttcccctacgagGGCCTGCAATTTCTTGGTATTCCTCCTTCATAGGCTCCACCTTCATTCATTTTGACATTCTGGGAAGATCCGAGGGCAACCGAGGGTACGGAGTGTGGAttgggaaggggcaggagtcGGTAATGTTTGCTAACTCATCGCTGGCCTTAGAACAGGGTGTGCTCTCAGGCCGCTGCCCGAGGCTCCCTAAAAGATACATTAAATAGATAACGTTGCTTCTGGAGGCGGTGGCAGGCGTGGGAAACTCTGACATGCCCCGGAGCCCAGGTTAAAATTGCAAAGTCTTTGCCGAACTGGCAGATTTCGCTTTTCCACCGCTCCAACTCCCTACAAATGCCTATATACAATTGTATTATCGTGTTTCAAAAGAGCGGATTCTGGCGTTTTGCAATGGTTTATCATCTATTTgagcctgactgctgtgtgaccttgggcaagtcacttcacttctctgtgcctcagaggtaactaagtgcctcagttacctcatctgtaaatggggattgaaactgtgagccccacatgggacagggactggtgtccaacccgatttgctcgtatccatcacAGCGCTtagcagtgtctgacacatagtaagcatttaacagatagcattattattattattatcatgataattattattattttcccccacaTGGGTCTCCTTGTTTCACAGACATGGGCTGGGAGAGGCCTCCAGAGGTCATTATGTCCTTTTCTCTGCCCCTGGATAGACCTCCCCAATCCCAAACACACACCTAAATGGTTCCAGGACAGGCAGGTGATTCTTAGACACCCCCAAAACAAAGCATTTCCATCCACCTGACTTAGGGacaaaccctcctctccctagAAGGAAGTTCTTCCTCCAATCTGACCTGAATCTTGCACAATGTCCCAGTGGGCTGGAGGATATGAGCCTCAGCTTTCTCCCCACCGCGAGGTCCCCAGCAGTGGGTGATTTCCAGCAGTTAAGGGAGGGTAGGAAAGGGAActgggaggcagcagggaagggggtCCAGAGCCCCAGAAATCCAGAACCAAATCACTCCCTGACTTACACAAGAagcgctgagggaactgagggttcttttcccaggctcctcctaGACAAAATACTTGCAGTGGGGACATCTGACCCACCTCCCTCTTGTCCACATAGCTCCCCTAATTAGTCCACCTTAGGAAGAGACTCTCTTAAAGGCCTCGCCGGCTCCGATGGAGAGGGGTCCTGGAGCTGGAGGTGCATGGAAGTAGGGGCTAAGGGGGACAGCTGCCACTATTGCCCCCCCATCCAActattcccctcccaggtcccccgGGGCCAGGGGGGACACTGGGAGAGGGAATCTCCCGGGGTTCTCACTTCTCCGCCTGCCCCGCCATTTCCATCCTCTTACCTCTTGCCCCCGTGCCCCCTAAACCTGATTTTTTTCCTGCCCCTTCGTTCCCCCTTAAGTTCcattccccagcccagcccccccaAGATCAGCTCCGAGGCCTGGGAAACAACCACTGCGCAGGCGCATGACCAGACCAACCCAGGAACCGACTCCCCCTGGTGGCCTCCAGGGAGCATTGCGCTCTCTGCCGGCTGGCTCAGGCAAGGAGAGacgagagacaaagagagagggatgggggtggagataCGTAGACAGATAGATGGAGAGATGAAGGCGGTTGGGAGTGAttaaggagaggtgggaaggcagaaaggcaaaggggaggagagatgaggcccagagacagaaGAGAATAGAGAACTGGAGAGACAGCGCCGTGGAAATAGAGGAACAGAGAAAGGCTCACAGGGAGATGGAGGTAGCAGAGACGAAAGCAAATTGAGGAAGGTTcagcccttcccccaccctctccccggtCTCGACATTTTCACCTTTCTGCCAtcgccccctctcttcccccccacccccgccatcggccccatctcctcctccatcctaagcctccatcccttttttttttaacatttgttaagcgcttactatgtgccaggcactgtatcgtgcactggggtagatacgagctaatcaggttggacacagtccatggcccccttggggctcatggtcttaatccccattttactgatgaggtcactgaggcacagacaagttaggggacttgcccaaagtcatacagcagataagtggcaggattaggattagtccttctgactcccaggcccttgctctatccactaggccctgctgcttctcctttctccatATTTATAATAGTAAGAGTATTTAAACACTTATATGTCCAGCCCTGgtatagacagaagataatcagattggacacagtccctgtcccacccaagactccaaagagaaggaagaacagctatttaatccccattttacagatgaggaacctgaggcacagagaagttaagtgtctcacccaaggtcacacagcaggcaagtggcagagccaggtctagaacccaggtctcctgactcccagtcctgcgttccagaccagaccacactgcctcttccaccagaccacactgcttcttccttcctacctccccacctccctcagcgCCAACTCCTCTTCCATCCTGGCTCCTggcatcccctccctctcctcaactGCCaagggaccccccacccccacccctatgCTGCAGACTGAGAGGTGCCTGAGTCAGGAGACTAAAGGAGAGTTAGGCCTTAAAGATGCCCTGGGCCCCGGTGCCACGGGGGCCCCAGCAGCGTCACCTTAAGAGAGGGAGAGGCGAGCCAGAGGGAGGCTCTAAAaatagtggcagagcaggcagggGGCAAGCGGGGGCGGAGTGCAAGAAAATGGGGGCAATGGAGGCTTGTGGGAGCATGGTACACTGCTGTTCCTGGCCCCAGGGGAGTCCATTTcagtggaggtggtggggggatcctccctcttctgcctttGACCTCAAattgcccttcctccttctcccctcctttccccctccaacccagggcctggaagccagaggatgagGGGGTAtacagaagtggatagagcacaggcctgggagtcagaaggctgtgggttgtaatcccagctccgccacttgtctgctgtgtggccttggacaagccacttcacttctctcttcctcagttacctcatctgtaaaatggggatgaagactgtgagccctgcgcaggacagggactgtgtcccacttgatttactcgtatccacaccagccctcagtacagtgcgtggcacatagtaagtgcttaacaaatactattattgttactattattatcctgggcTAGTAGGGCCCATTCCAGGCCAGGCTTGAGTGTTGTTAATGGGACTGGAGGGCAGAGACatctgggtggggaggaaggcccACCAGGATGggagtgggcagagcaccgggcaCCTGTTGAGGAAGATACACATAAAATACTGTAGTCCAGGGGGACAGGACCCTCCCCTGGGGCCCCTTGTTCACCATCAGCCTCAAGAAGTCCTTCCTGCTGTCTAACcacaatccctcctgctgcagtcaAAGCCTGCTTCCTCTAGTTCCATCTTCCAGAGAGCTAAAATACAAACCCACAACTTCCAGTTCTGGGGAGGCGCTCCAGGTTCAGGCAGTACTGGGCCAAGACCTCTCAGACTCTTCATCCCCCTGATGGAAGATCCGGCTCATTGGGGCTACCGCTCACCAGGGCTTGGACTAGTTGTGGAGTGGCTGTTTCATGGACCCAGATTGGGAGAAGCTTGAACTCGGGACCCAGAATGATCAGCTCTCCTACCTGTGCCTCTATGCcaacctgacttccctgtcaccccaCGCTTCTGGTACCCCACCCAAATCCCTTCCAATTTTGGGTCCCTGATGGATGGCACCCTGAAGATTGCTCTCCCTCCGAGCTCTCcaaccaccgacctcttgctcatatcctgcctctggcccggaacaccctttcccttcatatctgacaattattcttccccacttcaaagctttattgaaggcccatctcctccaagaggctttccctgattaagcccttctttcctcttctcccattcccttctgtctctccctgacttccttcctCTATACATtttccgcctcccagccccacagcactaatagccatatccgtcatttatttatttctattcatgtctgtctccccctctagactgtaagctcgttgtgggcagggaatgtgtctattattctattgtactcttccaagcacttagtccaatgctttgcgcacagttcgtgctcaattgactgaatgactgactgaccagcagGGCCCCAGGGGGCTGGAGCTAGGACCCAGCTGCCCATTCAGGCCTCCGCCCCCTCActcactccccccacccgccTGACTCTGTCAATCAGAGAAGGCGGCACAGGGGCTTCTCAGAGCAGCAGGGCAGAGATGGCAGAGACACCGTTGCTGTTCTGGACTCTCTTCCTAGCAGGCGAGTGGGGGAGTTCAAGGCatttgggtgggaaagggaggttcTCAGTGCCCACCCTGCCTTTGGTCTAGGGGACGAACCCCTTgccctctaagtgctggggcaagagGAGGGCTGGGTCAGATTTGGGGCCTAGGGTGGGAGATCGAAAAAGAGATTGGAGGCCTAGTCCTAGGCTAAATTTTGTTCCGAGTCTGTGTACGTGGTGagaggggtagggaagggggacGATTGGCTCACTGGGAAGCTTGCCCAGTGGAGGTGCCCTTTGGGGGTGGAGAgtttctccctgcccccacagggGACCCCAGTGGGGAACCCaggggctcagcacacagttgcAAGGGAAGCTGAGATGTAAAGGAAAGTGGACAGGAAGATTTGGGGTAGCTGGGAAGGGCCTGGCACCTAACTCTACCCTGTTCCTGAGGGTTGAGCCAGGGACACTGCCCATGCCAACTCAGGTTGGGTGGAATTACCTGGGCACAGGCCCCCCAAGTGCCTGGACCCAGGGGCTGGTAAtctgtcattcaatcgtatttattgagtgtttactgtgtgcagagcactgtactaagcacttgggagagtaccaaacaacaataagcagacacattccctgtccgtaacaagcttacagtctaaaggggagacagttattaatagaaataaataactgacacatctgcatataagtgctgtggggctgggaggggggatgaataaagggagcaagtcagggcgacgcagaagggagtgggagaaaaggaaaggaggaaaggaggagaggaaaagaaagagaagaaaggaaaggagaagga includes:
- the PPP1R9B gene encoding neurabin-2; translation: MMKTEPHASSPAGGGPLRSSSPHRSAYEAGVQGLKTPKDGPGADEPAAKNPNKKYGSNVHRIKNMFLQMGTAGPGGGEAGAPGPGPGEPPRPHDRSLRLSLPRPSSRHDPAAPGALLKLSTSVSERVSRFDAKPAQPPSKLQETRRIFEESSQEKEAASRLLLRKERAGLQARRLDVVVRFNGSTEALDKLDPEAVSPTVSQLSAVFEKADLRNTLHRGPGVFGPKLAGKRARGFPPPPPALAGPGEAERGSGKAGAGRPAEAPGTPAQGREVRKIKPVEVEESGDSEGEGAPGGPGEAVRAEVTVHAALENGGGPGVQPPAAPTAAPAPATAPAAGDDQEEGAGKAEGPAPEDFSEAELVDVSAYSGGLGEDSGGSGLDEEEEAEAPYEPESSCLEIPGLSEEEEEEEPGRNRRIHFSTAPIQVFSTYSNEDYDRRNEDVDPMAASAEYELEKRVERLELFPVELEKDSEGLGISIIGMGAGADMGLEKLGIFVKTVTDGGAAHRDGRIQVNDLIVEVDGTSLVGVTQSFAASVLRNTKGQVRFLIGRERPGEQSEVAQLIQQTLEQERWQREMMEQRYAQYAEDDEETGEYATDEEDEMSPMFPSSEMAIEVFELAENEDMLSPVEMDPEKLVHKFKELQIKHAVTEAEIQQLKRKLQTIEQEKARWRAEKTQLEQSVEENKERMEKLEGYWMEAQSLCQAVDEHLKETQAQYQTLERKYSKAKRLIKEYQQKEIEFLKKETAQRRVLEEAELAHKEETDKLREKISDLENSLQTLRNSNST